The Flavobacteriales bacterium genome includes a region encoding these proteins:
- a CDS encoding ATP-binding cassette domain-containing protein yields MKVEFDSVKPTYLSAADIEFSEVYLQPGLQFQEGKKYLIKAHSGRGKSSFLNLLYGKTRNFDGNIKYRGFEHKELFSLRKSVISYVFQDLKLFGELTAIQNVQLKNNLTNCQSNEQIVEWFSMLNLEDKIHQKAKTLSMGQQQRVAIIRAMCQPFQLLLLDEPFSHLDGDNIALCVEIINQQVEKNSATLILTSLSDDSLFDYDFKLKL; encoded by the coding sequence ATGAAAGTTGAGTTTGACAGCGTAAAACCGACGTATTTGTCGGCTGCGGATATTGAGTTCTCGGAAGTGTATCTGCAACCCGGCTTGCAGTTTCAAGAAGGCAAAAAATACCTCATAAAAGCTCATTCCGGCAGAGGCAAGTCGTCTTTTCTAAATTTGCTATATGGCAAAACAAGAAATTTTGATGGTAACATAAAATATCGAGGGTTTGAACATAAAGAGTTGTTTTCACTCCGAAAAAGTGTGATTTCGTATGTATTTCAAGATTTAAAATTATTTGGCGAGTTGACCGCTATTCAGAATGTTCAATTAAAAAACAATTTGACCAATTGTCAATCAAACGAACAAATAGTTGAGTGGTTTAGCATGTTGAATCTGGAAGACAAAATTCATCAAAAAGCAAAAACTTTGTCAATGGGGCAGCAGCAACGTGTGGCCATAATCAGAGCCATGTGTCAACCTTTTCAACTACTTTTGCTCGACGAGCCTTTTAGTCATTTGGATGGGGATAACATTGCACTATGTGTTGAAATAATCAACCAGCAGGTAGAGAAAAACAGTGCAACGCTCATCTTGACGAGTCTTAGCGATGATAGTTTGTTTGATTATGATTTTAAACTAAAACTATAG
- a CDS encoding ABC transporter permease: MLRKLLAQTLVPIQIVGYAFTLLVGLSLFLLLLQGFIDIKPILETQTEVFGKNAAVVSKEVSVFASVNRNATYFTEEEISEIKEQKFVKSISEFKSATFKIDAFTSASDNVPLFHSDLFFESVPDDYIDIENEDWNWQEGQEEIPIIIPKNYLDLYNSSFSQSQNLPVLSEGVISMIRFGVRLRGNNKTGLHKGRVVGFSSKINSILVPQSFLDWANIEYGHGNVKRTNRLLVEFSNPADAALLRFFSDRSYEVSKSELETSRQSFFVRIIFYTLFFATILMVVLAVSFVFLSVSLMLQKNIDVIRNLYDIGFSVKEIALYYQKIVIAISIAIVGLGITIVHAVRKFYMEYAGNYFEVSFPKSVFITIGVVFALGLCILYFFAIRQKIKRLVA; the protein is encoded by the coding sequence ATGCTCAGAAAACTATTAGCCCAAACCCTTGTGCCAATACAAATTGTAGGATATGCATTCACATTGTTGGTGGGGTTGTCGTTATTCTTATTGCTGCTTCAGGGGTTTATAGACATCAAACCCATATTGGAAACTCAAACAGAAGTATTTGGAAAAAATGCGGCAGTGGTGAGCAAAGAAGTTTCTGTTTTTGCATCGGTAAATCGGAATGCTACCTATTTTACGGAAGAAGAAATTTCGGAAATAAAAGAGCAAAAATTTGTAAAAAGCATAAGCGAATTTAAAAGTGCCACGTTTAAAATTGACGCATTTACATCCGCATCAGATAATGTTCCATTATTTCATAGCGATTTGTTTTTTGAAAGTGTTCCGGATGATTATATCGATATAGAAAATGAAGATTGGAATTGGCAGGAAGGGCAAGAGGAAATTCCGATAATAATTCCTAAAAACTATTTGGATTTGTATAATTCTAGTTTTTCTCAAAGCCAAAATTTGCCTGTTTTGTCAGAAGGGGTCATCTCTATGATACGTTTTGGTGTGCGGCTGAGGGGCAATAATAAAACCGGATTGCACAAAGGCCGAGTGGTGGGTTTTTCGTCAAAAATAAATTCCATTTTAGTGCCGCAATCATTTTTAGATTGGGCAAACATTGAGTATGGGCATGGCAATGTTAAACGAACAAATCGGTTGCTTGTTGAGTTTTCGAATCCTGCGGACGCAGCCTTGCTCCGTTTTTTTTCTGATAGAAGCTACGAGGTTTCAAAATCGGAATTAGAAACTAGCCGACAATCATTTTTTGTTCGAATAATCTTCTATACCTTGTTTTTTGCCACCATTTTAATGGTGGTTTTGGCCGTTTCGTTTGTGTTTTTGAGCGTCAGTTTAATGCTGCAAAAAAATATAGATGTAATAAGAAACCTCTATGATATTGGGTTTTCGGTAAAAGAAATTGCCTTGTATTATCAAAAAATAGTGATAGCTATTTCCATAGCTATAGTTGGTTTGGGCATTACAATAGTGCACGCGGTACGCAAATTTTATATGGAGTATGCGGGCAATTATTTTGAAGTAAGTTTCCCGAAATCTGTTTTTATCACTATTGGAGTTGTTTTCGCTTTAGGTCTTTGCATTTTATATTTTTTTGCTATTCGCCAAAAAATAAAGCGGCTGGTGGCCTAA
- a CDS encoding pantoate--beta-alanine ligase — protein MFILKTARLLQSRLQTLRNNGLKIGFVPTMGALHAGHISLMERCKSENDITVCSIFVNPKQFNDKSDLDKYPQPIEDDIKMLTAAGVDYLFHPSSDDLYNEDYTDEEIDLDGLDTMFEGALRPGHFQGVAKVVKRFFEIVQPHNAYFGQKDFQQTVVLKTLIKNYDFNINMVVCPIMREPNGLAMSSRNQRLSPDERERASFIYKSLLKLKERTRFKPLAESLESSIKYLTSLKDAELEYLICVDGNTMQEVKSLAEAEYVVALTVVKYGGVRLLDNIILKQP, from the coding sequence ATGTTTATCCTTAAAACTGCTCGTTTATTGCAAAGCAGGCTGCAAACACTGCGAAACAATGGCCTTAAAATAGGGTTTGTGCCTACTATGGGTGCTTTGCATGCCGGACATATTTCGCTTATGGAACGGTGCAAATCTGAAAACGACATTACGGTTTGCAGTATTTTCGTTAATCCGAAACAATTTAACGACAAAAGTGATTTAGACAAATATCCGCAGCCTATTGAGGATGATATTAAAATGCTGACTGCTGCCGGGGTTGACTACTTGTTTCACCCATCAAGCGATGATTTATATAATGAAGACTATACCGATGAAGAAATAGACTTGGATGGTCTCGACACTATGTTTGAAGGTGCTTTGAGACCCGGGCATTTTCAAGGTGTGGCCAAAGTGGTAAAGCGTTTTTTTGAAATTGTTCAACCGCACAATGCCTATTTCGGACAAAAAGATTTTCAACAAACTGTGGTTCTAAAAACACTCATAAAGAATTATGATTTCAATATTAATATGGTGGTTTGTCCCATTATGCGGGAGCCGAACGGACTGGCCATGAGCAGCAGAAATCAAAGGCTTAGCCCCGATGAACGTGAACGTGCCTCGTTTATTTACAAATCGCTTCTAAAGCTCAAAGAACGAACTCGGTTTAAACCGTTGGCCGAATCGCTTGAAAGCAGTATAAAATACCTGACTTCGCTGAAAGATGCCGAGCTCGAATATTTAATTTGTGTGGATGGCAACACCATGCAGGAGGTAAAATCATTAGCTGAAGCTGAGTATGTGGTGGCTTTAACGGTGGTGAAATATGGAGGTGTGCGACTGTTGGATAATATAATTCTCAAACAACCCTAA